In Schlegelella aquatica, one DNA window encodes the following:
- a CDS encoding cytochrome d ubiquinol oxidase subunit II → MTTLETVLPVIFMGLMGLAMLAYVVLDGYDLGVGMLMLRASDAEKDTMVASIGPFWDANETWLVLGVGILLIAFPKAHGVVLTALYLPTAVMLVGLILRGVAFDFRVKARAQHKPLWNHAFFAGSTLASLAQGWMLGRYVTGFAEGVLPTAFAAVIALALPAAYVLLGATWLILKTEGELQRRAIDWAKAAWVPVVLGMGMISLATPWASETVRERWFSMPAFIALLPIPLTTALALGAVRALLNSSRIRGKLCWVPFVLVIAVFVLGFFGLAYSLYPYVVMDRMTLWEAASATNSLVVILIGAAITVPAIIGYTIFAYRVFWGKATPLSYG, encoded by the coding sequence ATGACGACGCTCGAGACCGTGCTGCCCGTGATCTTCATGGGCCTGATGGGGCTGGCCATGCTGGCCTACGTCGTCCTGGACGGCTACGACCTGGGGGTGGGCATGCTGATGCTGCGCGCCAGCGATGCGGAGAAGGACACGATGGTCGCCTCCATCGGGCCGTTCTGGGACGCCAACGAGACGTGGCTGGTGCTGGGCGTGGGCATTCTGCTGATCGCGTTCCCCAAGGCCCATGGGGTCGTGCTCACCGCCTTGTACCTGCCCACCGCGGTGATGCTCGTCGGGCTGATCCTGCGGGGGGTCGCGTTCGACTTCCGCGTCAAGGCACGGGCGCAGCACAAGCCGTTGTGGAACCACGCGTTCTTCGCCGGCTCGACGCTGGCTTCGCTGGCGCAGGGGTGGATGCTCGGCCGCTACGTCACCGGCTTCGCCGAAGGCGTGCTGCCCACCGCGTTCGCGGCCGTGATCGCGCTCGCGCTGCCGGCGGCCTATGTGTTGCTGGGGGCCACCTGGCTCATCTTGAAGACGGAGGGCGAGCTGCAGCGCCGCGCGATCGACTGGGCCAAGGCGGCCTGGGTGCCGGTGGTGCTGGGCATGGGGATGATCTCGCTGGCCACGCCCTGGGCGAGCGAGACCGTGCGCGAACGGTGGTTCAGCATGCCGGCGTTCATCGCGCTGCTGCCCATCCCGCTCACGACCGCGCTCGCCCTGGGCGCCGTACGCGCGCTGCTCAACTCCTCCCGCATCCGCGGCAAGCTGTGCTGGGTGCCCTTCGTGCTCGTGATCGCGGTGTTCGTGCTCGGCTTCTTCGGCCTGGCCTACAGCCTCTACCCCTACGTCGTGATGGACCGCATGACCCTGTGGGAGGCCGCGAGCGCCACGAACTCCCTGGTCGTCATCCTGATTGGCGCGGCGATCACGGTGCCGGCGATCATCGGCTACACCATCTTCGCCTACCGGGTGTTCTGGGGCAAGGCGACCCCGCTGAGCTACGGCTGA
- a CDS encoding NMCC_0638 family (lipo)protein, translating into MPRRTLLPAPQRRARGWSAGALTALLAGWGLVAGAQEPAVTSPAPAGTGVVTASPLGPLGSAAGRAPAAPPAAATPPGASTDAPSTSGSASGSASGSASGVGAGAAAAPLAHAAVRVFIEGCVRHEGALTAVVDWALTQGFEPLDASDEGARTLLDGGYGAVLAARATAEPVLLAVSADGRCTVWAERAPGPLVHQALLLATSQLAERGRLQLVVDRTVERAGAWRRHVQWRYRRAGGAQDWALGAVTTLGEAPSAQALQLARLPAAPGFDPDGQPR; encoded by the coding sequence GTGCCTCGTAGGACCCTCCTGCCCGCTCCCCAGCGCCGAGCGCGGGGCTGGTCGGCCGGCGCTCTGACCGCGCTGCTGGCGGGCTGGGGGCTCGTCGCAGGCGCTCAGGAGCCGGCCGTCACCTCGCCCGCCCCGGCGGGCACGGGGGTGGTCACCGCCAGCCCGCTCGGGCCCCTTGGTTCTGCCGCCGGCCGGGCCCCCGCGGCCCCGCCCGCCGCGGCCACGCCGCCCGGCGCATCCACCGATGCGCCATCGACCTCCGGTTCGGCCTCCGGTTCGGCCTCCGGTTCGGCCTCCGGTGTGGGGGCCGGCGCTGCCGCCGCGCCGCTCGCCCACGCGGCCGTGCGCGTCTTCATCGAGGGTTGCGTGCGCCACGAAGGCGCTCTCACGGCCGTCGTCGACTGGGCGCTGACGCAGGGGTTCGAACCCCTGGATGCGAGCGACGAAGGCGCGCGCACCCTGTTGGACGGCGGGTACGGCGCGGTGCTGGCCGCGCGCGCGACGGCCGAGCCCGTCTTGCTCGCCGTCAGCGCCGACGGGCGCTGCACCGTCTGGGCCGAGCGGGCTCCCGGGCCCCTGGTGCATCAGGCGCTGCTCCTTGCCACCTCGCAGCTCGCCGAGCGGGGGCGGCTGCAACTCGTGGTGGATCGCACGGTGGAGCGGGCGGGCGCCTGGCGGCGCCACGTGCAGTGGCGCTACCGCCGCGCGGGCGGCGCCCAGGACTGGGCCCTCGGGGCGGTGACGACGCTGGGCGAGGCCCCGTCCGCCCAGGCCCTGCAACTCGCCCGTCTGCCGGCGGCCCCGGGCTTCGATCCCGACGGTCAGCCGCGCTGA